In Anthonomus grandis grandis chromosome 16, icAntGran1.3, whole genome shotgun sequence, a single window of DNA contains:
- the LOC126745661 gene encoding LOW QUALITY PROTEIN: alpha-L-fucosidase-like (The sequence of the model RefSeq protein was modified relative to this genomic sequence to represent the inferred CDS: inserted 2 bases in 1 codon), which translates to MKCLIIFTLLSLIPFVIYAKITNDWEHIDNRTVPDWYDKAKVGIFVHWGLFAVPGFSDEWFWNEWRAQSKEEVVRFLNKTEKPGFTYQEYATRLTGEFFNATQWADLFKKSGAKYVVFTSKHHEGFTMWPSKYTYSFNSVDMGPHKDIVKEVSEAVKACGLKFGVYHSLLEWFHPLYIADQQENTTYFIDQKVYPEMVELVNNYKPDIFWSDGEWDMSDEYWRATEFLTWLFNESPVKDTVLTNDRWGKNTPCVHGDIHTCIDRYNPGVLQGHKWENAMTIDWHSWGYRRNSNIDEYASSKQLIELLIETVSCGGNILINVGPTKEGHIDPIYQERLIDLGNWLNVNGEAIYESNPWIEHQNDTVTSGVWFTQKNGNIYASVLEXVSTLFNESTQVELLGASGRLDWSLDEGVVTVQMPDKATVWGNDAWMLKIYRE; encoded by the exons ATGAAGTGCCTAATCATTTTTACGCTATTAAGTCTAATACCTTTTGTGATTTATGCCAAAATAACAAACGATTGGGAACACATAGACAACAGAACTGTTCCGGACTGGTACGATAAAGCCAAAGTGGGAATATTCGTGCACTGGGGACTGTTTGCTGTTCCAGGATTCTCAGACGAATGGTTCTGGAACGAGTGGAGGGCTCAAAGTAAGGAGGAGGTCGTTCGGTTTCTAAACAAAACGGAGAAACCCGGATTTACTTATCAGGAGTATGCCACGAGGCTCACAGGCGAGTTTTTCAATGCAACCCAGTGGGCtgatttatttaagaaatctGGTGCAAAGTATGTGGTATTCACTAGTAAACATCATGAAGGTTTTACCATGTGGCCTTCTAAATACACCTACTCATTTAATTCAGTTGATATGGGTCCACATAAGGATATAGTGAAGGAAGTCAGTGAGGCAGTAAAAGCTTGCGGTTTAAAGTTTGGTGTTTATCATTCTTTATTAGAATGGTTTCATCCGCTGTACATTGCTGATCAACAAGAGAACACCACATACTTTATAGATCAAAAAGTATATCCAGAAATGGTGGAGCTAGTAAACAACTATAAGCCAGATATATTTTGGTCCGATGGGGAGTGGGACATGTCCGATGAGTATTGGAGAGCCACCGAGTTTTTAACGTGGCTTTTTAACGAGAGTCCAGTCAAAGATACCGTTTTAACGAACGATAGATGGGGCAAAAATACTCCGTGTGTCCATGGAGACATCCATACCTGCATTGACAGGTACAATCCAGGAGTATTGCAGGGTCATAAATGGGAGAACGCCATGACCATTGATTGGCACTCGTGGGGCTACAGGAGAAACTCAAACATTGACGAATATGCTAGCAGCAAGCAACTTATAGAGCTTTTAATCGAAACGGTAAGTTGTGGCGGGAACATTTTAATCAATGTGGGACCTACGAAAGAAGGCCATATTGACCCGATATATCAAGAAAGGCTAATCGATTTAGGCAACTGGCTAAATGTTAATGGTGAGGCCATATATGAAAGCAATCCTTGGATAGAACATCAGAATGATACGGTTACCAGTGGAGTATGGTTtacgcaaaaaaatggaaatatataTGCGTCAGTACTTGA GGTGTCTACGCTATTCAATGAGTCTACACAAGTTGAATTGCTTGGTGCTAGTGGACGGTTGGATTGGTCTCTGGATGAAGGAGTTGTGACCGTTCAGATGCCCGATAAAGCAACCGTTTGGGGTAACGATGCTTGgatgttaaaaatatacagagaataa